From Grus americana isolate bGruAme1 chromosome 11, bGruAme1.mat, whole genome shotgun sequence, a single genomic window includes:
- the PDE12 gene encoding 2',5'-phosphodiesterase 12 codes for MWRRLRSALRRLRGSPAAFLAGGGRLPAGRGAMERAVVRCVPSEPKLSLRFVLPDGSAKHMQRDQAEPLGRALARIATNAAKGHAKAAKKSKKARAEGGPAGEPAAAPAVRLFSRDGEAVAEEVPNAAAWQDGAVLQIGEAQYRVERNPPALTELQLPRSLLAGFPVCPKVSAEFAAPQHCLFHWYREQRPAAGGEAAAGDDGPAWVEAAAAERVFTPSNALVGLRLKLRCTPGDGAQRYGPPREVESSGPVEAGPGACTFDSRHLYTKKVCGEGSIRAVSYNILADTYAQTEFSRTVLYPYCAPYALELDYRQNLLKKELAGYSADLICLQEVDKSVFVDSLAPALDAFGLEGLFRIKEKQHEGLATFYRRDKFSLLTQHDIAFSEALLSDPLHEELRDKLAKYPLVQEKVLQRSSVLQVSVLQSTTDPSRKICVANTHLYWHPKGGNIRLIQIAVALSHIKHVACDLYPSIPIIFCGDFNSTPSSGTYSFINSGGIAEDHEDWVSNGEEERCNMPLSHPFKLLSACGEPAYTNYVGGFHGCLDYIFIDKNALEVEQVIPLPSHEEVTTHQALPSVSHPSDHIALICDLKWK; via the exons ATGTGGCGCAGGCTGCGCTCCGCCCTCCGGAGGCTCCGCGGCTCGCCCGCCGCCTTCCTCGCCGGTGGCGGCCGCCTGCCCGCCGGCCGCGGCGCCATGGAGCGGGCCGTGGTGCGGTGCGTGCCGTCCGAGCCCAAGCTGAGCCTGCGGTTCGTGCTGCCCGACGGCAGCGCCAAGCACATGCAACGGGACCAGGCGGAGCCGCTGGGCCGGGCGCTGGCCCGCATCGCCACCAACGCCGCCAAGGGCCACGCTAAGGCGGCGAAGAAGAGCAAGAAGGCGCGGGCGGAAGGCGGCCCGGCGGGGGAACCCGCGGCGGCGCCGGCCGTGCGGCTCTTCTCCCGCGACGGGGAGGCGGTGGCCGAGGAGGTGCCCAACGCGGCGGCCTGGCAGGACGGCGCCGTGCTGCAGATCGGGGAGGCGCAGTACCGCGTGGAGCGCAACCCGCCGGCGCTCACCGAGCTCCAGCTGCCGCGCTCGCTCCTGGCCGGTTTCCCCGTGTGCCCCAAGGTGAGTGCCGAGTTCGCCGCGCCGCAGCACTGCCTTTTCCACTGGTACCGCGAGCAGCGGCCCGCGgccggcggggaggcggcggcgggcgacGACGGCCCGGCCTGGGTGGAGGCGGCGGCCGCCGAGCGCGTCTTCACGCCTTCCAACGCGCTGGTGGGGCTGCGGCTAAAGCTGCGGTGCACCCCCGGGGACGGCGCGCAGCGCTACGGGCCGCCCCGCGAGGTGGAGAGCAGCGGTCCCGTGGAGGCCGGCCCCGGCGCCTGCACCTTCGACTCCCGGCACCTCTACACCAAGAAGGTCTGCGGCGAGGGCTCCATTCGTGCCGTCTCCTACAACATCCTGGCTGACACCTATGCCCAGACGGAGTTCTCCCGCACCGTGCTCTACCCCTACTGCGCCCCGTACGCCCTGGAGCTCGACTACCGGCAGAACCTGCTCAAGAAGGAGCTGGCAGGCTACAGCGCCGACCTCATCTGCTTGCAAGAAGTGGATAAGTCGGTCTTCGTGGACAGCTTGGCTCCAGCCCTAGATGCTTTTGGACTTGAAGGGCTCTTCAGGATCAAGGAGAAGCAGCACGAAGGCCTGGCCACTTTCTACCGCAGGGACAAGTTCAGCTTGCTCACCCAACATGACATAGCTTTCAGTGAAGCCCTGCTCTCGGATCCACTGCACGAGGAGTTGCGTGATAAACTGGCCAAGTACCCCTTGGTGCaagagaaggtgctgcagaggTCATCTGTGCTGCAG GTTTCAGTTCTTCAGTCGACAACTGATCCTTCCAGGAAGATTTGTGTAGCTAATACCCACTTGTACTGGCACCCAAAAG GTGGGAACATCCGTCTCATCCAAATTGCTGTAGCCTTGTCTCACATCAAGCACGTAGCATGTGATTTGTATCCTAGCATACCAATCATATTCTGTGGAGATTTTAATAGTACACCATCATCTGGAACCTACAGTTTTATTAACAGTGGTGGCATTGCTGAAGATCATGAAGACTGGGTCTCTAACGGAGAAGAAGAGAGGTGCAATATGCCTCTAAGCCATCCTTTCAAACTGCTAAGTGCTTGTGGAGAACCTGCTTATACAAACTATGTTGGTGGGTTTCACGGATGTCTGGACTACATTTTCATTGACAAAAATGCTCTAGAAGTTGAACAGGTCATTCCATTGCCCAGTCATGAAGAAGTAACAACCCATCAGGCTTTGCCAAGTGTTTCACATCCTTCTGATCATATAGCACTAATATGTGACTTAAAGTGGAAATAG